CGTCAATGTAGTCGATATAGAAAGTCTCATTTCCTATATCCGGATTGGTATTGGACGTTCCCAGTGTTCCAGAGAAGGTATCACCTACCTCCAGTGTGTCCAGACTGGCAGTGCTGCGTCTTCTTCTGCCTGAGCGCCGTTGTGCCTGCAGTCCCTGTCCAACGGAGATATACGCATCACCCGGCTGCACGGTATAGATGACATCTTCATTAAAATGACTTTCTGTCGTGCCGTCATTTCTCCAGACAACAAAGTATGATGCATTCGCTGCTGTAACCTCTAAACTGTCTGTTTCAACGTAGCTGATCGTATAGCGTGCAGAATCTCCTCCGACATACGCTTCCGTTTCACCGTTCTTTGATACAAAGACCGTATCATTTCCGGCAACATCCATGATCAGACTGTTTGTGTCTGTCACAGTTTCACCCGGCTGTTCTGCCGGTGTTTCCTGCCCCTCTTCAGCAGTCTCTTCCGAAACGGCTTCCGGCTGTGTTTTGGATGTTTCCAGATTCAGTTCCGTCTTTTCAACATCCGGACTTGTTTCACTGACTTCTTTTGTATCAACATCTATTGATTCTGTTGTTTCCCCTTCTGCATATGCAGTCAAAGGGAAGGAAGAAAAAGCCATCAAGGCACTGAGTGCGATGGTGGCCGTTTTCTTCAATGAACTTTTCAAATTCATAAATCCTCCTTTAAGATCTTAAATACTCTGCATTGTATGAAGCTTGTCGTGTGCTGCAATATATCTCATCACCCGCTTTTAGCAGAGTTTTCAAAACGGGCAATGTTATTTTTGTTCTTCCCAAAAGAAAAAGACGATAGATCAACGTCTACCGTCTTCTTTCGGAAAGGGAATTTTTATATGTTTTTGATTTTATCTGTATCCGACTACCACCTGCTCGTCCCAGGCAGCCTGATCGACTACCCAGACCTGCTGGGTAACAGCGTCATGGTGGATAGAACTGGTCTGGACTTGTTCCGTTTGTACAGAATATGAAACATCATTTTCATCACAATATTCCATTAAAGCCCATTTATCATCAAATCTAACACCATCACTTGTCAAATAATATGAACGAGGTTCATACACCGGTTCATCCCAGGCTTCAGACACGACTTGTGTTTCGTAATGCCCCACCTCATCGTGATGTACCGTTTCATAGATCGGTTGTGGTTCTGGTTGAGATGGAGTTGTATTCGTAGTTGGAGTATTTATTACTGAAGAATTGTTGTTATTGTTCTGTACCTCAGTACTAGTTGTATCTGTAGTTGGTGTAACAGACGTTTCGGATGTAGTGGAAGTATCTTCTTTCTTATCTTCCTTCTTACCAGTGTCATCCTTCTTCTTATCATCTTTCTTAGAAGTTTGATTCTTTTTATTGTCATTCTTCTTAGATGATTCCTTGGATGAAGAAGTTTCAGTGCTAGTTTCGTGCTTTGCTGAATTGTTGGTTTTTGGCTTTGGTAAAACATGCAGAACTGCAAATAGTACCACTGCAACTATCAATATAGCAGCAATGATTTTGACTGACTTCTTTTGTCGATCATTTAATCTGTTGAATAAGTTTTTCATTTGTTCTCTCCTTTGGGGGCTTGCTATGCACGCCTACGGTGTCGCCCCTCAAACTTTTCAAGATAAGAAAAAGAGGAAAATTCAAGTTTACTAAACTGTAAGAACTTTCCTCTTTCTTATACTTTTATCAAGTATAGATATTTTAGTACCCTCTTTTGTTTCCATTCAAGGGGTGCTTTAGGAAACAAAAACGTCATTTTTTGAAAAGTCCTTTATTTATGCGATTTTTTTAATGTCATATATCTCTTATCTTACCGAAAGTTATAAACCATTTACTAAATAATGCAAATAAAACTACTCTTTTTACTGTCTTGAAATAGAATATTTCTTTCGTTATTGCGTTTTATATTCCATATATCCATCATTTTTGATTTCTGCCTCAATGGACTCCAAGTTATCCCATGTACTATATGAATGCATCTTGCCGGAATTCTTGTCTTTCAGAATTACCTTGTTGTCAACAACATCCACTCCTTCATAACCAAAATATGTGTAATATGTTTTCTCACTGGATTCTAAATATCTAAACTTCGTTTCAAACACTTTGGTGATTTTATAAACCGTTCTGACATTTATATATCCGCCCAGATCATCATCTACATAAGCTGCTTTATATGGTGCCTTGTATTCCAAATAATCTTTTTGTTTCTCAACTGTATACGTAGTGGTTCCTAAATCAGTATCGCTGTTCTGTGTTTCCGTTTGCATGTAGGTATTTACTTTGTCATACAACTCATCTAACCCACTGATCATTGATACTTCCGGTAATCCTGTCACTTTCTTTTTATATTCACTGATATTGTCCTGAATAACTTTTCCTTTTTTAGCAAGTTCTTCGATTGCCGAATCTTTGATCTTTATTTTGATTTCAGAATCATTCGTTATGGTATCGTTGATCTTTGTATTAATGTCATAGATAGTATCATCAAACTCAACTCTTCCAAAATGGTTGTATCCGATAAAAGTAATCGGATATTCCTTTTCAAGATCATCGGTTGTGATCTTCTCGGTTTCCTGAAGTCCTTTTACCTCATACTCTTTTGTTTCCTTTGCAAACGGGCATTTTTCACCGCTGCACGTCACGGTAAAGATGATCTTATCTCCATTCTTCAAATGATCTGTTTTATCAAAACTGTAACTTACTCTCTGTTTTTCTTGTTCAGCCTTTAAATACTTCGGAACTGCGTTAAGCAGACCATCCAAACCTTTTTCCGCATCCTTGATATCCTTTTCCGTAAGACCCGCTTCTTTATACATTACTTCGGTGACTGTTTTATCTAATTCACCATGATTGAATTCAACTTCACCGTATCCATCATATCCTTTGAAATCTATCTTCAGCATGTCTGATAGTTTCTTAGGTTGTGATCCAAAATAGACCGCAATGATTATGCTCAATAAAAGCAGTATTGCGATACCGCCAGCAATTTTCTTATGCTGCATGACCATATTTTTTACTTTATTGATTAGGTCATTTCCTTTATTGTCAGTTTCTGACTGTTCAAGTGTTTTCTCTTTACCTTCCTTTAGATTGCCTGCTTCCTGCGGTCTATCATTCTCTTCCGTCATAACTTTCGGCATTATTGTTTTATTTAAGTTTTTTTCATTCATATTTTTATCCCCTTTTTATAATACGAATTCTGCATCAGCAAAAAACACGCCATGTATTAAAAATATTATAACAATTTCTTAGTTAATTATATCAACATTGAAAATTCGTCATCCAACACCGGATATTTACACCCTTTCTTCTGGGGGCGTTTCGCCCCCAAACATTAATTCCTTTTTCTACCTACCAACTCATCCAATGTTACATCTAATGCATCCGCAATCTTTATAAGTGTACTTATGCGTAGATCTGTATGCTTTCCTTTTTCAAATTCAGATAAGGTCGATTCAAGCACACCTGATCTTTTATGTATTTCATAATTGTTTATTCCTTTTTCTTTCTTTATCCGCTTAAAGCTTTCTGTATTCATTGGTTCCCTTTCTAACTTCATATTTATGAAGTATAATTTGATTACATATCTCGGAGGTTTTATTTATGGATTTTCTCTTCAATTTAATATCCTTACTTGCAAATCTGTTTTCTATTGAAGACCACTTCAAAAAAGATAATGATGCCAAAACCGTTATAAATAATAACTATAATTTCTATGTTAATAATTCCTCCTCAAACATCGATCCAATATCAAGAAACATAAATATGTCTGACAGATCATCATTGTTGTTATTATTTTTCGTTTTAGTGTTTACTCTCATTGTTCAACTTCTGCTTACAAAAATACTTAATCTCATATATCCGAATTTAACATGGCTCCGACGCTTTGAAAAAGGAACAATTTTGCTTAACATCATTCTGGCACTTTTAGTAATCACAATCCTTGTTATCCGCATAATACATTTCAAAAAAAGAAATTTTTCTCTACGAAAAGTATTTGCATATAATATTCCTTTCCTTAGCACTTTGTTCTTTTTTGTATCATCATTCGCATATGAATCATCAATTCCCAGTAGTCAAATTTTCTCGACAGTATCCTTTCTGCCACTTTTCCTTATATCTCCAATCATTATTATTTTCTTTTTCTCGTATTGCATTTATAATCACGCAGTTTGTACATATAGTAATTTACCAAATCAATTAAAGAAAATTTACAAAGTGTATTTTATGTTTTGCTTATCCCCGATCCTTGTCTTGCTCTTTGCAGCACTTCCATCTGTTTTCCAGTTTCTTCTCCCATTTTAAAAACAATAGTTTTAATGCATAGCAGATACAGTATGTTGGTATCAAAAATATCGAGCCTGTATAACAAATGATATTTGCTATATATTCTCCTTCCTTTCCAAATGTATATTTAATAATCTGCATATCAATATTCATAAATAATAGATAGATTATTGATAATTTTGTTATTCCAATAAAAATTTCTGCAACTTTATCATTTGTATCAGTAATTTTTGGTGCAGCGATTGCAAAATGTAATGTAACAAGTAAGCCAAGTAATATTATTTTCACATCCTTATCCTTTCTTCTGGGGGCGTTTCGCCCCCATACCTATTGTTTCTTCCTACCAACCAATTCATCTAGTGATACACCCAATGCATCCGCTATTTTTATGAGTGTACTAATTCTGGGATCAGACGTTACGCCTGTTTCAATTTCTGAAAGCCTTCCAGTACCTAGACCTGTCATTTTCGACAGTACTGCTAAAGTAAGATGCTTCTGTTCTCTATATTCTAGTAACTCTATTTTCATAATATTTCTATTTTCTTCATATCTCCATAATCACCTTTGAGGATAATTTTCACAAAATTCAAAAATTAAAGGATACACTTTCATAAATAAAATCGTCATTACAATCGCATATATAACCATAGTTACAGTAACCAAAAGCAAACGAGATATATATACTTTCTTGTCATCACACATTATTCGTAGTAGAGCTACTGCACTAAAAATATATAAACTTGCCAAAACAAAACATTTCATATATAGATCAGATATCACTAACCAAAATGCCAGACTCAATATCAGCAACAATGTATTTAAAAGTAAATATCTTG
This genomic window from Solobacterium moorei contains:
- a CDS encoding helix-turn-helix domain-containing protein, with protein sequence MNTESFKRIKKEKGINNYEIHKRSGVLESTLSEFEKGKHTDLRISTLIKIADALDVTLDELVGRKRN
- a CDS encoding helix-turn-helix transcriptional regulator; amino-acid sequence: MKIELLEYREQKHLTLAVLSKMTGLGTGRLSEIETGVTSDPRISTLIKIADALGVSLDELVGRKKQ